The Henckelia pumila isolate YLH828 chromosome 2, ASM3356847v2, whole genome shotgun sequence genome includes a window with the following:
- the LOC140884103 gene encoding putative clathrin assembly protein At1g03050 has product MGPSKIRKAIGAVKDQTSIGLAKVGGTASLSDLDVAIVKATRHEEYPPDERYVREILSLTSYSHAYVGACVSTISRRLNKTKNWVVALKTLMLIQRLLSEGDVAYEQEIFFATRRGTRLLNMSDFRDVSGKSNAWDYSAFVRTYALYLDEKLEFRMQGRRGKRSGFSCSKEEEEDGGSRGGGGGSSSAVAVVKQGSTPVREMKIEKLFSKVHHLMQLLERFLACKPTGSAKHNRVVTMAFYPLVKDSFQLYYDIMEIMAAFLERFQQLDVPNSVKVYEFFTRLSKQYEELDAMYNWCKTAGIARSSEYPEVEKIPKNRLDVLDDIIQRKSKNVPNSNMPNPEIISVIEKTEPAPSEDHDMNAIKALPPPEGFETDRSKDKPEEAAATVHDKPKEEKNLAQIQQEGDLLNLSENEQSTEEHGNRLALALFDADSAKSPETTATPWEAFKEDWETALVQTASHLSNQKASLAGGFDTLMLDGMYHHGMTAHAAVSSGYMATGSASSVAKPAVLALPAPPAEANGSSSTAAATTINSDPFAASLSVAPPSYVQMSEMENKQRLLVEEQVMWQHYARDGMQGLVGLGKIQQQNQYPHNTRMY; this is encoded by the exons ATGGGTCCAAGCAAGATAAGAAAAGCCATTGGAGCGGTCAAGGACCAAACCAGCATCGGCTTGGCCAAGGTGGGCGGCACGGCCTCTCTCTCCGACCTAGACGTGGCCATCGTCAAGGCCACGCGACACGAGGAGTACCCGCCGGACGAGCGTTACGTGCGCGAAATCCTAAGCCTGACGTCGTACTCCCATGCATACGTTGGCGCCTGCGTGAGCACCATATCCAGGCGCTTGAATAAGACCAAGAATTGGGTGGTGGCTTTGAAGACCCTCATGCTGATTCAACGCCTGCTTAGCGAAGGAGATGTCGCCTACGAGCAAGAGATCTTCTTCGCCACGAGGAGGGGCACTCGTCTCCTTAATATGTCCGATTTTAGGGACGTttcggggaagtcgaatgcatgGGATTACTCCGCGTTTGTGAGGACATATGCTTTGTATTTGGACGAGAAGCTTGAGTTCCGGATGCAGGGCCGGAGGGGGAAACGGAGCGGTTTTTCGTGTAGCAAGGAAGAGGAGGAAGATGGTGGCAGCCGCGGAGGCGGAGGCGGTAGTTCGAGTGCTGTGGCGGTGGTGAAGCAGGGGAGTACTCCTGTGAGAGAGATGAAGATAGAGAAGTTGTTCTCTAAGGTTCATCATCTCATGCAACTTCTTGAGAGGTTTTTAGCATGCAAACCGACAG GCTCTGCAAAGCATAACAGAGTGGTGACAATGGCATTCTACCCCCTCGTCAAAGACAGTTTCCAACTATATTATGACATCATGGAAATCATGGCAGCTTTCCTGGAGAGATTCCAACAACTCGACGTCCCCAATTCTGTAAAAGTCTACGAGTTCTTCACCCGCCTTTCGAAGCAGTACGAAGAGCTCGACGCCATGTATAACTGGTGCAAGACCGCTGGGATAGCTCGCTCCTCCGAGTATCCCGAAGTCGAGAAGATCCCAAAGAACAGACTCGACGTGTTAGATGACATCATCCAACGAAAATCCAAGAACGTGCCCAATAGCAATATGCCAAACCCTGAAATCATTTCTGTCATAGAGAAAACAGAGCCAGCCCCATCAGAAGATCATGATATGAACGCAATCAAGGCTTTGCCCCCTCCCGAAGGATTCGAAACGGATCGTAGTAAAGATAAGCCTGAAGAAGCTGCTGCAACTGTACATGACAAACCAAAAGAGGAGAAGAATCTTGCTCAGATACAACAAGAAGGAGATCTCTTGAACTTAAGCGAAAACGAACAGAGCACAGAAGAACATGGAAATAGATTAGCTTTAGCTTTATTCGATGCCGATTCAGCGAAGTCTCCTGAAACCACAGCCACTCCATGGGAGGCATTCAAAGAAGACTGGGAAACCGCGTTGGTTCAAACCGCGAGTCatttgtcaaaccaaaaggcatcactcgCGGGAGGTTTCGACACCCTGATGCTCGACGGGATGTATCACCACGGCATGACGGCCCATGCCGCGGTTTCTTCGGGTTACATGGCAACAGGGAGTGCGAGTAGCGTCGCGAAGCCGGCGGTGCTGGCACTGCCAGCTCCACCGGCGGAAGCCAACGGTAGTAGTAGTACTGCTGCTGCCACCACGATTAACAGCGATCCTTTCGCGGCCTCGCTGTCGGTGGCGCCGCCTTCCTACGTGCAGATGTCGGAAATGGAGAATAAACAGAGGTTGTTAGTGGAAGAACAGGTGATGTGGCAGCATTATGCGAGAGATGGGATGCAGGGGCTGGTGGGATTAGGGAAGATACAGCAGCAGAATCAGTATCCGCATAATACAAGAATGTACTGA
- the LOC140884612 gene encoding NAC domain-containing protein 104-like, with translation MSFNMPPGFRFYPTDEELVVHFLHRKTMLLPCHPDIIPDLDLYPYDPWDLNGKAMAEGNKCYFYSRKTQSRVTGSGYWQPFGAKDEPIYSTSGHRIGIKKYYEFYIGQPNSKGAKTNWVMQEFRLSDSSSSTSARSSRSSRRNSNNVDYSKWVVCRVYENDGDDGDDDGIELSCLDEVFLSMDDLDEISLPN, from the exons atGAGTTTCAACATGCCGCCGGGGTTTCGGTTTTACCCGACCGATGAAGAGCTCGTCGTCCATTTCCTTCATCGCAAAACCATGCTCTTACCTTGCCATCCGGATATCATCCCGGATCTTGATCTCTATCCCTATGATCCTTGGGATTTAAATG GGAAAGCGATGGCGGAAGGCAATAAATGTTATTTTTACAGCAGGAAGACACAAAGTAGGGTGACAGGAAGTGGATATTGGCAGCCATTTGGGGCTAAGGATGAGCCCATTTATTCGACTTCTGGCCATAGAATTGGCATCAAAAAATACTATGAGTTCTACATTGGCCAACCTAATTCCAAAGGTGCTAAGACCAACTGGGTGATGCAAGAGTTTAGGCTATCGGATTCGAGCTCGAGTACCTCGGCCAGATCATCAAGATCATCAAGAAGAAACTCCAACAATGTT GATTACAGCAAATGGGTTGTATGTCGAGTATACGAAAATGACGGCGACGACGGGGATGATGATGGGATAGAGCTATCATGCTTGGATGAAGTTTTCCTATCAATGGATGATCTTGATGAAATAAGCTTGCCTAATTAG